The Paenibacillus sp. 481 DNA window GAAGGGAATCTTCCTGTTTACTCCACATAAACAATCCCTCCTTGCTGTCATACCGTTGCACAAGGTAGTTGTAGGCGTAGTCCACATTGTCCGTTATGTTAAATTGATTATTTAACTCCATTAGCATCATCAATTGATTGAAGTCAAAGTTAGTAGCGTTCTTGTTTATTTCTCTTAGATGCTTGGTTAGTAGTACACGCTGCTCAGCAAGCATCTTGTTATCCCGAAGGTTTATCATTTTTATCGTCCAATATAGCGTATACAAATCAGGATTTTCCTTCGTCATGGAGACAGAACTGAACAGACTATAATTGGGATTCTCGTAGTATGAATGAGTGACTATGTTGTGCAGATCAACAGTAAGTTCGTGGTGAGGACGAATTGACGTGGTGTCCGGTGAACGGTGAGAAATTCCGGTCGCAAAGAATAATAATGCGCCTATACATGCGGCACTACTTATATAAAATACCCTTTTCATCCTAACCCCTTCCGCTCTTAGTGGTATACGGATCGGCTATCAGAGACCGATGTCATAATCGTACTAACCCCGTATAGGACAGTTGTGCTTGATGTTTGATTTACGCTCGTTATTTTGTAAGCTTTAGCATGTATTTGACTGTAGGAGGAAGCGGAGTAATTTCGATTGGTTTGTGCATAAGTTAAAGTCACTTCTTTGTCACCTGCTGTAATGGTCACATCCGTAGTGGGAACTGGGGTCGGCGTTACATGAAAACGGGCTGACGAACCTAAATAAGTGATGCCGAATTGGTCGCTTCTAGCCAACGTTATGGGGTAATTTGCATATGCAGGAGGCGTATCCCAGAACCCTCTGGACTCCCCTTTAAAGACAACTTCATCATCCCGCCAAAACGGTGTTTTGGTAAACTGGGCTACCGTCGCAAATTGATGGTGCAATGTACTTTCACCGTAAGGTTCACTTCTTCTATTCGCTAAAGGATAATCAATCGTGATTAGATTCGACACCTCATAGCGTGCTTCGGCTTTGGGCACCTCCCTAAAATAAGGCTTCACTTCATGCCACGTTTTATTGGATGTCGTGGTGTTGATTGACGGCTTACTCGCATCCGAGCGTTCTAGCTTGGTCTTGGTAGGTGTTAGGGTAGCAGTTAAGAGTCCTAGCAAGCTAATCATTATCGTAAAAAGAATAACTTTCGACTTCATGTCTACCCAGATGCCTCCTTCTAATAGGGTAAGATTAATTTAGCTGTTCTTTCGGCAAGTTCACGACTATTATATGCGACTTGCTCCGTTCCCCATAAATGTCCCGCTTCATACAATATAGCTGCATATATAGGTACGTATAACTGACGCTCCGACTCCGTATAGATGTCGGCTAAACTCTTAGTCAGATATAACTGTAACGCTTCTAACATTTTTTCCTTTAATAAGGGAGCGATACTCATATAACTCCGTTTACACTGCCCCTTTAAATGTTGATGATAGTCGCAAACAGCCAACACAAGTTGCTGTAGGAATTGCACATTGAATTGCACCCTCTCTTCTGTGCGCTTCTCGAGCATCGATGTCGCTGAATCGCTAATAACCGCGTCAATAAGGTCAACCTTGTCTTGAAAATGAGCATAAAAAGTAGCTCGATTAACCGAAGCTCGTTCCGTTAAATCAAGTACAGTAATTTTCTCAAAATCCTTTTCACTTGCTAATTCAATAAAAGCATCAATTAATGATTTTCTTGTCCTCGTATGACGTAGATTGCCTACTTTCGCACTCATTTTGCTCACCTTTCCTACAATGACTGCGATGGGATTCATTTTGCTAATCGCAACATATCGCTCATATTGTTGGTTGTATCTTAAATTTATTGTGTATAAAATAATATTAAAGCAACATTCGTTGGTTTAGTATAGCACAAAAGGTGGTTCAACTTTATGAAAATTGAAGTATGGTCAGATTATGTATGTCCATTTTGCTATATCGGTAAACGTCAGCTTGAAAAGGCTATCCAAGACTCGGGCTATGAAGATCAAATTGAAGTAGAATATAAAAGCTTTGAATTAGATCCGACTACCCCAACAGACACGAACGAGTTAATGTACGCCGTGTTGGAACGTAAATACAGTATGAGTGAAGCAGAAGTTAAAAAGATGACGGTTAGTGTTGCGGCACGCGCGGCGGAAGTGGGACTTGAATACCATTTTGATAACATGCTGGCAGCAAACACGAATTTAGCACATCGCTTAGCGAAGCTTGCAAAAGAGGAAGGAAAAGACAGCGCGTATAATGAGCGTCTTATGCAAGCGTATTTTACTGAAAATAAGGCGATTGGTCAGCCTCAAGTACTAAAGGAAATTGCATTGGAATTAGGATTGAATATGGAAAATGTAGAGCAAATGATGGCCACAAATCTTTATGAAAATCAAGTTGAACAAGACATATATGCAGCTCAACAAATTGGAGTTCGCGGTGTGCCGTTCTTTGTAATTAATAATAATTACGGCATTTCAGGTGCACAACCTCAAAGCTTATTTGAACAAACGATTGAAAAAGCAGCGTCTGAAGCAGGATTAACAAAATCAATTAAGATCGTTGGCAATAGTGGCGCAACCTGTTCGGATGGCCAATGTAATTAACAAATGATGAATTAATCATTTTAGGCTAGATTAAAGCGCAGAGGCTCGTATGAGCCTCTGGATAGCTAAGCTAGCTACAACCACCATTTGCTTTCCACGCAGACGAATCGCTTTTAGCTGTTCTCTTCGGTCTATTCGGTCTACTCAGCCACTTCGCAATGATCAGCGCTAATCTGACATCATTCGGGCTTCCCGCATGGTACAAGTTTGGCCTTCCCAATTGTGTGAGAGTTATATCAGCTTTGCGCCGATATTTGCCGATATTGCTGGATTAGCTCTCCAAAGGTGTCGTATTACGCGCCACGCCCCCACCTGCTCTCGAATAAACACCAAATTCACATATTTATTCGATTTTTCCATCGGCATTCTTATTGATAATCCATATTTTATCTCATTGCGCTATTTTAGAGGGAATCTTTGCAGCTCAAAGCTGTATTCAATTTGCGTATATACGTTTCTGCTGTGTCTGATTTGCTGAGTGTAATTTATGGTTGAAAAAGGGACTTCACATGGAGAGCTCCCCATTATGATCCAATACGCACAACGGAAACGGCGTTTCAATACACGCCATCGCATAGAGAGCGACGATTACGATTATTGACGCTACTCAATATCGAGATGTTTCAATCCGCGCTCTCACATGGAGAGCGACAGATGTGCCATTGTGGCCGCCAGCGATCGCGAGTGTTTCAATCCACGCCCTCACATTGAGAGCGACCTACGCAGCTCCTTACAGATTTCACCGCACCATGTTTCAATCCACGCCCTCACATAGAGAGCGACGAACAAATCATGTTGGATGCGTATGACAAAAACAGTTTCAATCCACGCCCTCACATAGAGAGCGACAAAGGCACGTACAAGGAACCAACTCACTACGTCGTTTCAATCCACGCTCTCACATAGAGAGCGACTTTTACAGAGCAATGGAAGACGTTGGCCGCATTTGGGTTTCAATCCACGCTCTCACATAGAGAGCGACAAGATTAATTAAGCCTACGGGCAAGGGGAGAGAAGTTTCAATCCACGCTCTCACATAGAGAGCGACTGCAGCGATAGAAGCCGATTTAAAACTACTTGGTGGTTTCAATCCACGCTCTCAGATAGAGAGCGACATGGAGATTTCGGCAAGAAACTTCAGAAAGAAGTGGTTTCAATCCACGCTCTCACATAGAGAGCGACTCCGGTTTGGGTGCTAAATGGTGGCAAGCGCGAGGTTTCAATCCACGCTCTCACATAGAGAGCGACTGGCTGGGAGTGTGTGCCAACCAAAGGTGAGTATGTTTCAATCCACGCTCTCACATAGAGAGCGACTGTCCATGTACACCGCATTTTCATTATTTTTTTCGTTTCAATCCACGCTCTCACATAGAGAGCGACGTTTTTGGATTTCGGTCGCCACTTCAGCATTTACAGTTTCAATCCACGCTCTCACATAGAGAGCGACCCGAAAACTTAACTGTTTGGCTCCGGTGATTTTTGTTTCAATCCACGCTCTCACATAGAGAGCGACAGCGGCACTTTTAGCCCGCAGTACATAAGGCCTCGCGGCCTCAAAAGTGCGAATCTCATTTTTAGCAGCCATTTTTTCAATAAAAACAGAACTAAAATCCCCTCAACCCGCGCCACTACGCTGGTGCGAATCCCCCAGGGATTTCATGTGAGCTTCACATTCGCACCTCAAACCTTTTCCCATTTATCATACAGGCTTTTGACAGCTTAATCGCAACAACTCTGACTAAAAGTTTATATGATCATATTGTAGTTCAAATTTATCATCATAACTAGGCCTCATCTTTTTTGTCATGCGTCTAAAATCAAGATATGGAAGCTTTAATCTCGCCAATTTTTATTTAAACTCCAGCTTGTCGTAGTAATCCCAGACCCAATATTCATCACCTTGGCACAAAATCAGTCGGCATAACCACGTTGTAAAGTCAAGTCTGATTGGTATCGCCTCTTCAATATGAAGCATTGCATTCAGAAAATAAATATAGAGGAACTCATTCCTCTTATATTTTCTGAGTCAATGTAAATTCCACCGACTACGATATCTGTGCATGCAATAGGATACCAACTATCCGGAAGCCCATCAATCTCTCACTTAATAAGATCAATTTGCTCAAGACTTAAAATTTGCGTTCCTCCGCCTGCATCAGCATGTGAAAACATCGTACATCCATTATGAATCATTAAAAAATGTTTGAAGTCAGAAGGTACAAGCCAACCTTTGCTTTCAAAAAATTGATCGATCTCATTCTCGGTTGCTGGATGATTCCAGATACCTACAGACTCATATAATTTACCTTCTGATGTGTACACAAAAGGATTTTTCGCAAGTTGAGTATGAATTGCACTAATTATTTGTACTAGTTTTTCGTTTTCCAATTCGATCCCCCCTTAAACAGGAAATTAGTTAATCCCTAACTGCTCCCCACCTCCAAAATGTATGAACATTGCACATGATAAATCTATCAAGCCAAGTTACAAAATCACAGCGTAAAGACCTGCTGTGCTCTAAATGTGTGTACTTATCACAAATATACATGTATTTTTTTGTAATTTGTATTCATTGGATGAACTGCAACCCTTAATATGGACACTGGAAAAAAGCAACCCCTTACGGGTTACAGTTCACTTTTATTGCAAGGTATCTTCTGCCAAATATTTCTTAATAGGTCTTACGCAAACGCTAATAAGTATTATTATTAATAAAAAGAAACCCTGAAAGGTATACGCAATCAAGGTTTCTTTTTATTATATTTAACCTATAGCCATTCAATTTTTTCTTGTTCGTATAGTTGTAAAGCAGCCTCCATTGCTTCATTAATGGAGGCGTGCAGTGTATCTCCCAACACATTAAACTGTTCGTCACATGCAAATAGATAACATTCTTCTTGGTCATCGTAATTACAAATGGCTAGGACTTTTATTTCTTTTTCTTCACCACTTTCCCACTCAACATATCCAAAGCTACCCGGACATGTGCGTTTTATTATTTTTGCTCCATCAATCTCTTCGGGCATGTGTTATCTCCTCTTTTTTGATCTTTTAATTTTTTCAGACTGGTCAGGTCTGATAAATCTCCCCTTCATATGTATCCTAGTTTATAAAGCGTACTGTCGTAGAGTAAAAAGAAACCACATGCATCTAAAAATACGCATGTGGTAAATGCTCAAGGGCTTTGTCAA harbors:
- a CDS encoding TetR/AcrR family transcriptional regulator, with translation MNPIAVIVGKVSKMSAKVGNLRHTRTRKSLIDAFIELASEKDFEKITVLDLTERASVNRATFYAHFQDKVDLIDAVISDSATSMLEKRTEERVQFNVQFLQQLVLAVCDYHQHLKGQCKRSYMSIAPLLKEKMLEALQLYLTKSLADIYTESERQLYVPIYAAILYEAGHLWGTEQVAYNSRELAERTAKLILPY
- a CDS encoding DsbA family oxidoreductase; amino-acid sequence: MKIEVWSDYVCPFCYIGKRQLEKAIQDSGYEDQIEVEYKSFELDPTTPTDTNELMYAVLERKYSMSEAEVKKMTVSVAARAAEVGLEYHFDNMLAANTNLAHRLAKLAKEEGKDSAYNERLMQAYFTENKAIGQPQVLKEIALELGLNMENVEQMMATNLYENQVEQDIYAAQQIGVRGVPFFVINNNYGISGAQPQSLFEQTIEKAASEAGLTKSIKIVGNSGATCSDGQCN
- a CDS encoding SMI1/KNR4 family protein, with protein sequence MENEKLVQIISAIHTQLAKNPFVYTSEGKLYESVGIWNHPATENEIDQFFESKGWLVPSDFKHFLMIHNGCTMFSHADAGGGTQILSLEQIDLIK